From Pseudoleptotrichia goodfellowii, a single genomic window includes:
- a CDS encoding MarR family winged helix-turn-helix transcriptional regulator produces MCSIKDSVSFKLKLFHKKITELSKEGLQNLGLTYGNYLAMCYIYENPGITQVKLSEISYKDKNVVGRNIDKLEEKKYVKRESDKTDRRVYALYLTEKGREIVENNRNIILKEEEKILNKISEKEKKKFLEILDKLVNQKEKLNGKYC; encoded by the coding sequence ATGTGTTCTATAAAAGATTCTGTTTCTTTTAAATTAAAGCTGTTTCATAAAAAAATAACCGAGTTATCAAAAGAAGGACTTCAAAATCTGGGGCTGACATACGGAAATTATTTGGCTATGTGCTATATTTATGAAAATCCGGGTATTACTCAGGTGAAATTATCGGAAATCAGCTATAAAGATAAAAATGTAGTAGGTAGAAATATTGATAAACTGGAAGAAAAAAAGTACGTCAAAAGAGAGTCGGATAAAACTGACAGAAGAGTTTACGCTCTTTATTTAACTGAAAAGGGAAGAGAAATTGTGGAAAACAATCGGAATATTATTTTAAAAGAAGAAGAGAAGATTTTAAATAAAATATCCGAAAAAGAAAAGAAAAAATTTTTAGAAATACTGGATAAATTAGTAAATCAAAAGGAGAAATTAAATGGAAAATACTGTTAA
- a CDS encoding GNAT family N-acetyltransferase: MKPLKKEDLKILYSPEYQGESPRWKKWDAPYFDNYKFISYEEFEKSDLSFYFSDNVNGIYVDKVLIGIVSRYWENKKTRWLEVGIIIYNSDYWYGGYGSEALKLWTTKTFKDFLELEHVGLTTWSGNIPMMKCAEKLGYKLEAKIRKVRYHLGEYFDSIKYGVLREEWEEKEI, translated from the coding sequence ATAAAACCTTTAAAAAAAGAAGATTTAAAAATACTTTATTCACCCGAATATCAAGGAGAGAGTCCCCGATGGAAAAAGTGGGACGCTCCTTATTTTGATAATTATAAATTTATAAGTTATGAGGAATTTGAAAAGTCCGATTTATCTTTTTATTTTTCGGATAATGTGAACGGAATATATGTTGACAAAGTTTTGATAGGTATCGTAAGCAGATATTGGGAAAATAAGAAGACCAGATGGTTAGAAGTAGGAATTATTATTTATAATTCTGATTACTGGTATGGAGGCTATGGAAGTGAAGCTTTAAAGCTGTGGACAACAAAGACTTTCAAAGATTTTCTCGAACTGGAACATGTAGGGTTGACAACTTGGAGCGGAAATATACCTATGATGAAATGTGCTGAAAAATTGGGATATAAACTTGAAGCTAAAATAAGAAAAGTGAGATATCATTTGGGAGAATATTTTGATTCGATAAAATACGGTGTATTAAGAGAAGAATGGGAAGAGAAGGAAATATAA
- a CDS encoding shikimate kinase — MKNIILIGMPASGKTTVGKLLAKKINYEHYDADRYLEKNEEKRISEIFSEKGEEYFRNLEEKYLKELSGKNGVIISTGGGAVKRKENMEELKKNGIIVFLSRKVDDIAKENHKYRPLLQNIENIHKLYRERIELYRKYADITVENDDTLSNVVNKTAKILKEKKFIYQGDSE; from the coding sequence ATGAAAAATATAATATTAATCGGAATGCCTGCAAGCGGCAAAACGACTGTGGGAAAACTGCTCGCAAAGAAAATAAATTATGAGCATTACGATGCGGACAGATATTTAGAAAAAAATGAAGAAAAACGGATATCAGAGATTTTTTCCGAAAAAGGGGAAGAATATTTCCGAAATTTGGAAGAAAAATATTTGAAAGAACTTTCGGGAAAAAATGGAGTGATAATATCTACAGGTGGTGGAGCCGTTAAGAGAAAAGAAAACATGGAAGAATTGAAAAAAAACGGGATAATAGTTTTTTTAAGCAGAAAAGTTGACGATATTGCCAAAGAAAATCATAAATACAGACCGCTTTTACAAAATATAGAAAATATCCATAAATTATACAGGGAAAGAATAGAATTATACAGAAAATATGCCGATATTACGGTCGAAAATGATGACACGTTGAGTAATGTAGTAAATAAAACTGCAAAAATCCTTAAAGAGAAAAAGTTTATATATCAGGGGGACTCCGAATGA
- a CDS encoding HutP family protein: MEFYDNKSVDVCRIALKMAISSREEEKKLIKEYKLKGIRVAAVDVGGTMPNSRFKFIESALVAAKRNNIIKDEHVHDGAVIGAMREAISQIETNINGLSVGGKIGLARNGEHLGVAIFLSVGILQFNEVITSVAHRSVAVLPDENDFIE, encoded by the coding sequence ATGGAATTTTATGACAATAAAAGTGTAGATGTCTGTAGAATTGCCTTAAAAATGGCAATATCTTCAAGGGAAGAAGAAAAAAAACTTATAAAAGAATATAAGTTGAAAGGAATAAGAGTCGCAGCTGTCGACGTAGGAGGTACAATGCCCAATTCGAGATTTAAGTTTATCGAAAGTGCATTGGTAGCGGCAAAAAGAAATAATATTATAAAGGACGAGCATGTTCATGACGGAGCGGTTATAGGGGCGATGAGAGAAGCTATCAGTCAGATAGAAACGAATATAAACGGGCTTAGTGTAGGTGGGAAAATAGGTTTGGCAAGAAACGGAGAACATCTGGGAGTAGCTATTTTCTTAAGTGTGGGAATATTGCAGTTTAACGAAGTAATAACGTCTGTTGCACACAGATCTGTTGCGGTATTGCCTGATGAAAACGATTTTATCGAATAA
- a CDS encoding ABC-F family ATP-binding cassette domain-containing protein, with translation MISTSNLSVQFGGRKLFDEVDIKFTPGNCYGIIGPNGAGKSTFLKILTGEADSTSGEVIIDKNKRLSFLKQDHFAHEEEEVLNVVMMGHAKLYDIMMKKNELYSKSEFTEEDGILASELEGEFAELDGWEAETNAEKYLIGLGIPAELHHKLMKELTEPEKVKVLLAQAIFGNPDILLLDEPTNGLDLKAVKWLEDFLMDLENTTVLVVSHDRHFLNKVCTHIADIDYGKIKMFVGNYDFWYESNKLMQELIRNQNKKLEQKKKELQDFIARFSANASKSKQATSRKKQLEKLQFEDMQISNRKYPYIEFKPDREAGNNMLRVENLTKTVDGEKVLNNISFTVNTGDKVVILSDNDIAKTTLFQILSGEMEPDSGSFEWGVTTSQSYFPKDNSEYFENVDLSLIDWLRQFSTDQHEEYVRGFLGRMLFSGEEARKMAKVLSGGEKVRCMLSRMMLSGANVLLLDNPTDHLDLEAITSLNKSLMNFPGTVLFTTHDHEFIQTVANKIIEFTPNGILEKEMEYDDYINDENVQKKLNELYERN, from the coding sequence TTGATTTCAACAAGTAACTTATCGGTCCAGTTCGGCGGAAGAAAACTCTTTGACGAAGTGGATATAAAATTTACACCGGGTAACTGTTACGGAATAATAGGTCCTAACGGTGCAGGAAAATCGACATTTTTAAAAATACTTACAGGAGAAGCTGATTCCACTTCAGGAGAAGTAATTATTGATAAAAATAAAAGGCTCTCATTCTTAAAACAGGATCACTTTGCACATGAAGAAGAAGAAGTTTTAAATGTAGTAATGATGGGACATGCTAAATTATACGATATTATGATGAAAAAAAATGAGCTTTATTCAAAGTCCGAGTTTACTGAAGAAGACGGCATTCTCGCATCGGAACTTGAAGGAGAATTTGCAGAGCTCGACGGTTGGGAAGCTGAAACAAATGCCGAAAAATACTTAATCGGATTAGGTATTCCTGCGGAATTGCACCATAAATTGATGAAAGAACTGACAGAGCCTGAAAAAGTAAAAGTGCTTCTTGCACAGGCGATATTCGGAAATCCCGATATTCTTTTATTGGATGAGCCTACAAACGGATTGGATTTAAAAGCGGTAAAATGGCTTGAAGACTTTTTGATGGACCTTGAAAACACTACAGTTCTTGTAGTTTCACATGACAGACACTTTTTGAATAAAGTATGTACTCACATTGCAGACATTGACTACGGTAAAATAAAAATGTTTGTGGGAAACTACGACTTTTGGTACGAATCAAATAAATTAATGCAGGAACTTATAAGAAATCAGAATAAAAAGCTCGAACAGAAGAAAAAAGAATTACAGGACTTTATTGCACGTTTCTCTGCAAATGCTTCAAAATCAAAACAGGCAACAAGCCGAAAAAAACAGTTGGAAAAACTTCAATTTGAAGATATGCAGATTTCCAACAGAAAATATCCGTACATTGAGTTCAAACCTGACAGAGAAGCCGGAAACAATATGTTAAGAGTAGAAAATCTTACTAAAACTGTTGACGGAGAAAAAGTTTTAAATAATATTTCTTTCACTGTAAACACAGGAGATAAAGTAGTTATTTTATCTGACAATGATATTGCAAAAACTACTCTTTTCCAAATTTTATCAGGCGAAATGGAGCCTGATTCGGGAAGTTTTGAATGGGGAGTTACTACTTCTCAAAGTTATTTCCCTAAAGATAATTCGGAATATTTTGAAAATGTTGATTTATCTTTGATAGACTGGCTTAGACAGTTTTCTACGGATCAACACGAAGAATATGTAAGAGGATTTTTGGGAAGAATGCTGTTTTCAGGAGAAGAAGCCAGAAAAATGGCAAAAGTTCTGTCGGGAGGAGAAAAAGTAAGATGTATGCTTTCGAGAATGATGCTTTCAGGTGCAAATGTACTGTTATTGGATAATCCTACAGATCACCTTGATCTTGAAGCGATTACTTCATTGAATAAATCTCTTATGAATTTCCCGGGAACTGTTTTATTTACTACTCACGACCATGAATTTATTCAAACTGTAGCAAATAAAATTATCGAATTTACGCCTAACGGCATTCTCGAAAAAGAAATGGAATATGACGATTATATTAACGATGAAAATGTTCAGAAAAAACTTAATGAATTATACGAAAGAAATTAG
- a CDS encoding glycogen synthase — MKIVYLASEVFPFFKTGGLADVMYALPKKMQELGHKVSIIMPKYDKVPLKYLEKMEWVARLESHGDIFNLVKYPDDKINFYFIENKALYERGRVYGDNDEDVQYAMFSELALRFLKEIDLQPDILHCNDWQTGPVPYFLNVRYNQDPFYWDMRTVYTIHNLMYQGRFSKYSFERMGYFTDGYDLNFMQIGIGYADIVNTVSPTYAEEIKYPYFSEGLEGITNSKHIYGVLNGIDVDYFNPETNEDIIHFNKNLLKKKKENKYQLQEKLGLPKSDNMLISMVTRLVEGKGLDLVSLVLENLLQYDAVQIAILGSGDKFYEDYYNYLTMKYPDKFKVYLGYNPNLANELYAGSDAFLMPSRYEPCGLSQMIAMRFGTIPIVRETGGLKDTVKPYNIYTDEGNGFSFTNFNADDMLFTIKVAEGMYYDKPEIWEKLVKRNMDIDFSWDRSAKEYLKLYELVKSW; from the coding sequence TTGAAAATAGTTTATTTAGCTTCTGAAGTGTTTCCTTTCTTTAAAACGGGAGGATTGGCAGATGTAATGTACGCATTGCCGAAAAAAATGCAGGAGTTGGGTCATAAAGTTTCAATAATAATGCCTAAGTATGATAAGGTTCCTTTGAAATATCTTGAAAAAATGGAATGGGTAGCAAGACTTGAAAGCCATGGAGATATATTCAATCTTGTAAAATATCCTGATGATAAAATAAATTTTTATTTTATTGAAAATAAAGCATTGTATGAAAGAGGGCGTGTTTACGGAGATAATGACGAAGATGTTCAGTATGCAATGTTTTCCGAATTGGCTCTAAGATTTTTAAAAGAAATAGATTTACAGCCTGATATTTTACATTGTAATGATTGGCAGACAGGTCCGGTACCTTATTTTCTGAATGTAAGGTATAATCAGGATCCTTTTTACTGGGATATGAGAACAGTTTACACAATACATAATCTTATGTATCAGGGAAGGTTTTCAAAGTATTCTTTTGAAAGAATGGGATATTTTACAGACGGATATGATTTGAATTTTATGCAGATAGGAATAGGTTATGCAGATATAGTAAATACAGTCAGTCCTACTTATGCAGAAGAAATAAAATATCCATATTTCAGTGAAGGACTTGAAGGAATAACTAACAGCAAGCATATATACGGTGTATTGAACGGTATAGATGTAGATTATTTCAATCCTGAAACTAATGAAGATATTATTCACTTCAATAAAAATTTACTTAAAAAGAAAAAAGAAAATAAATATCAGTTACAGGAAAAACTTGGACTTCCGAAATCGGATAATATGCTTATATCAATGGTAACAAGGCTTGTAGAAGGAAAAGGACTTGATCTTGTATCTTTAGTTCTGGAAAACCTTTTACAATATGATGCAGTTCAAATAGCTATACTCGGAAGCGGAGATAAGTTTTACGAAGATTATTACAATTATTTGACAATGAAATATCCCGACAAGTTTAAAGTATATTTGGGATACAATCCTAATCTTGCTAATGAATTATATGCAGGAAGTGATGCGTTTCTGATGCCATCGAGATATGAACCTTGCGGACTTAGTCAAATGATAGCAATGAGATTCGGTACAATACCTATTGTAAGAGAAACGGGAGGACTTAAAGATACTGTTAAACCATATAATATCTATACCGATGAAGGAAACGGGTTCTCATTTACTAATTTTAATGCGGATGATATGCTTTTTACAATTAAAGTTGCCGAAGGAATGTATTATGACAAGCCTGAAATATGGGAAAAACTTGTAAAAAGAAATATGGATATTGACTTTTCATGGGATAGGTCTGCAAAAGAATATCTGAAATTATACGAATTGGTAAAAAGTTGGTAA
- a CDS encoding glucose-1-phosphate adenylyltransferase, with the protein MEILAMILAGGRGSRLDILSEKRVKPSVPFAGKFRIIDFALSNCSNSGIYDVALLTQYLPLSLNEHIGSGKPWDFDRRDSSITMLQPHEKPDGNNWYQGTADAIRQNIEFIKSKNPKYVLILSGDHIYKMNYNWMLADHVKSNAELTIAVQEVPIEDAGRFGIFEVDENKKILNFEEKPKEPKSNLASMGIYIFNTDTLLDYLESLENPDLDFGNHVIPAMIEDDRKVFVHTYDSYWMDVGTYDSYLEANLDLIKKSEEVGINLYDKDWKIYTRSEDLAPVRIGVTGSVLNSLICNGCKIEGRVENSVLGPGVTVRKGSTIKNSIIFSGSYIDENTHLDTMILDKRVYIGKNSLLGHGDDFTANKAKPDLLSKGISVIGKHSRLPEGSIVGRNVRIFANVELNEGNKIVDSGETIEK; encoded by the coding sequence ATGGAAATTTTAGCAATGATTTTAGCAGGAGGAAGAGGTTCAAGATTGGATATTCTTTCTGAAAAAAGGGTTAAACCGAGTGTCCCTTTTGCAGGTAAATTCAGAATAATAGATTTTGCATTAAGTAATTGCTCAAATTCCGGAATTTACGATGTGGCATTATTGACGCAATATTTGCCGCTTTCATTAAATGAGCATATAGGTTCGGGGAAACCTTGGGATTTTGACAGGAGAGATTCAAGCATAACAATGTTACAGCCTCACGAAAAGCCTGACGGAAATAACTGGTATCAGGGGACTGCCGATGCTATAAGACAGAATATTGAATTTATTAAAAGTAAAAACCCTAAATATGTTCTTATTTTGTCAGGGGATCACATTTATAAAATGAATTACAACTGGATGCTTGCCGATCATGTGAAAAGCAATGCCGAATTGACTATTGCGGTTCAGGAAGTTCCTATAGAAGATGCGGGAAGATTCGGTATATTTGAAGTCGATGAAAATAAAAAAATATTGAATTTTGAAGAAAAACCGAAAGAGCCTAAGAGTAATTTAGCTTCAATGGGAATATATATTTTTAATACAGATACTTTGTTGGATTATCTTGAAAGCCTTGAAAATCCTGATTTGGACTTCGGAAATCATGTGATACCGGCTATGATAGAAGATGACAGAAAAGTCTTTGTTCATACTTATGACAGCTATTGGATGGATGTGGGAACATATGATTCCTATTTGGAAGCAAACCTTGATTTAATCAAAAAATCTGAAGAAGTAGGGATAAATTTATACGACAAAGACTGGAAAATCTATACAAGAAGTGAAGATTTGGCTCCTGTCAGAATAGGAGTTACAGGAAGTGTACTTAACTCGCTTATATGTAATGGTTGTAAAATCGAGGGTAGAGTGGAAAATTCCGTTTTAGGTCCCGGAGTTACAGTGAGAAAAGGAAGTACAATTAAAAACAGTATAATTTTCTCTGGAAGTTATATAGATGAAAATACTCATTTAGATACAATGATACTCGATAAGAGAGTATATATAGGTAAAAATTCTTTATTAGGTCACGGAGACGACTTTACTGCCAATAAAGCAAAACCTGATTTGCTTTCAAAAGGTATAAGTGTAATAGGAAAACACTCCCGTTTGCCTGAAGGAAGTATTGTAGGAAGAAATGTAAGAATTTTCGCAAATGTTGAATTAAATGAAGGAAATAAAATTGTTGACAGTGGAGAAACAATTGAAAAATAA
- a CDS encoding DUF2316 family protein yields the protein MSLNVKQKKATAEELNENYKRLGYSEEKILSDLKFSEEELHNTLNVTENTNGYNVWKLRDYLVEKLKKERKEVYPFSILKMNIYFPYKKTW from the coding sequence ATGAGTTTAAATGTGAAACAGAAAAAGGCGACAGCCGAAGAGTTGAATGAAAATTATAAAAGACTCGGATATTCCGAGGAAAAAATATTGTCGGATTTGAAATTTTCCGAAGAAGAATTACATAATACTTTAAATGTAACTGAAAATACTAATGGATATAATGTCTGGAAATTAAGAGATTATCTTGTAGAAAAATTAAAAAAAGAAAGAAAAGAAGTGTATCCTTTTTCAATATTAAAAATGAATATTTATTTTCCTTATAAAAAAACATGGTAA
- a CDS encoding HAD family hydrolase, with translation MSRKLFEELDLFVFDMDGLLFDTETVYVNYGRELSEEKGYIITNEFVEKTTGMTVEEAKNMYFEEFGKDFPYAEISGKVYKYIIEQAEKANIPLMKGAADFLERLHNNKKTLILATSADRLMATTLIENKGLKKYFSHIITANDVKKGKPDPEVFLLAADKAGISPEKAAVFEDSFNGIRAAHSAGMYPIMIPDKIQPNEEIKKILHKKFNDLTEVIKYFEL, from the coding sequence ATGAGTAGAAAATTATTTGAAGAACTTGATTTGTTCGTATTTGATATGGACGGTTTGCTCTTTGATACGGAAACTGTATATGTAAATTACGGCAGAGAGTTATCCGAAGAAAAAGGATATATCATAACAAATGAATTTGTGGAAAAAACTACCGGAATGACTGTAGAAGAAGCAAAGAACATGTATTTTGAAGAATTCGGAAAAGATTTTCCTTATGCCGAGATAAGCGGAAAAGTTTACAAATATATAATAGAACAGGCTGAAAAAGCCAATATTCCTCTTATGAAAGGGGCGGCGGATTTTCTTGAACGTTTACATAATAATAAGAAAACTCTTATACTTGCAACTTCCGCCGACAGACTTATGGCGACTACATTAATAGAAAATAAAGGGCTTAAAAAGTATTTCAGTCATATAATAACTGCAAATGATGTGAAAAAAGGGAAACCCGATCCCGAAGTGTTTCTGCTGGCAGCTGATAAAGCGGGTATTTCTCCTGAAAAAGCGGCAGTTTTTGAAGATTCTTTCAATGGAATAAGAGCAGCTCATTCAGCAGGAATGTATCCGATCATGATTCCCGACAAAATACAACCTAATGAGGAAATAAAAAAAATACTTCATAAAAAATTTAACGATTTGACAGAAGTGATAAAATATTTTGAGTTATAA
- a CDS encoding DUF4250 domain-containing protein: MFDFEKGDINMMLSLLNMKLRDEFSDLERLADYYSADKNVILKRMEENGYFYNNEINQFKKI, encoded by the coding sequence ATGTTCGATTTTGAAAAGGGAGATATAAATATGATGCTCAGTCTTTTAAATATGAAATTAAGAGATGAGTTTTCCGATTTGGAAAGACTGGCTGATTATTATTCGGCTGATAAAAATGTCATATTAAAAAGAATGGAAGAAAACGGATATTTTTATAATAATGAGATAAATCAGTTTAAGAAAATCTAA
- a CDS encoding MATE family efflux transporter: protein MENTVKEQNPLGYKPVSKLLASLAIPAVVANLVNALYNIVDQIFIGQGVGYLGNAATNIAFPIVTICLAIGLMIGVGSAANFNLELGRKNPDKAKHVAGTAASLLVIIGVLLCIIILIFLKPMMIAFGATDNILDYAMEYTGITSFGVPFLLFSIGANPLVRADGSPKYSMMSIIIGAVLNTILDPIFMFVFGMGIAGAAWATVISQIISALVLALYFPKFKTVKFEWKDFIPQFSAMKIIVSLGISSFIFQFSTMIIQITTNNLLKIYGESSIYGSDIPIAVAGIVAKINVIFIAVVIGIVQGAQPIFSYNYGAKNYGRVRQTMRLLLKVTITISSLIFVVFQVFPVQMISLFGSGSDLYFQFGVKYMRVFLFFMFINGVQIGASTFFPSIGKAVKGVIISLMKQIAVLLPLLIILPKFMGVDGIMFATPVTDFISFIVAVVFLVYEFKKMPRD from the coding sequence ATGGAAAATACTGTTAAAGAACAAAATCCGTTGGGATATAAGCCTGTTTCAAAGTTGCTGGCTTCGTTGGCTATTCCGGCGGTAGTGGCAAATCTTGTGAATGCTCTTTACAATATTGTCGATCAGATTTTTATAGGGCAGGGAGTAGGATATTTGGGGAATGCCGCTACGAATATTGCATTTCCCATAGTAACGATTTGTCTTGCAATAGGGCTTATGATAGGAGTAGGTTCTGCTGCAAATTTTAATCTTGAATTGGGAAGAAAAAATCCCGACAAGGCAAAACATGTTGCAGGGACGGCGGCAAGTCTGCTTGTTATTATCGGGGTTTTACTCTGCATTATAATATTGATATTTTTAAAGCCAATGATGATAGCGTTCGGGGCTACAGACAATATTCTTGATTATGCTATGGAATATACCGGAATTACATCATTCGGAGTTCCGTTTTTACTGTTTTCCATAGGTGCAAATCCCTTAGTAAGAGCGGACGGAAGCCCTAAATATTCAATGATGTCAATTATAATAGGGGCGGTTTTAAATACAATTCTTGATCCGATATTTATGTTTGTATTCGGGATGGGAATAGCAGGGGCTGCATGGGCTACTGTAATAAGTCAGATTATTTCAGCTCTTGTATTGGCTTTATATTTTCCTAAGTTTAAGACGGTAAAATTTGAGTGGAAAGACTTTATTCCCCAGTTCAGTGCAATGAAAATTATTGTATCTCTGGGAATATCATCTTTTATATTTCAGTTTTCTACAATGATTATACAGATAACAACAAATAATTTACTGAAAATATACGGAGAATCTTCAATATACGGAAGTGATATTCCTATTGCGGTAGCAGGAATTGTCGCTAAAATAAATGTGATTTTTATTGCTGTTGTAATAGGAATAGTACAGGGAGCTCAACCGATATTCAGTTATAATTACGGAGCGAAGAATTATGGAAGAGTAAGACAGACAATGAGACTTTTACTTAAAGTAACAATAACAATATCGTCTTTAATTTTTGTTGTTTTTCAGGTTTTTCCTGTTCAGATGATTTCTCTGTTCGGATCGGGAAGTGATTTATATTTTCAGTTTGGAGTAAAATACATGAGAGTATTTTTATTCTTTATGTTTATAAACGGTGTACAGATAGGAGCATCGACATTTTTCCCATCCATAGGAAAAGCTGTAAAAGGAGTTATTATATCACTTATGAAACAAATAGCGGTATTATTGCCATTGTTGATTATATTGCCTAAATTTATGGGAGTGGACGGAATAATGTTTGCAACTCCGGTTACTGATTTTATATCATTTATTGTTGCAGTAGTTTTCCTTGTGTATGAATTTAAGAAAATGCCGAGAGATTAG
- a CDS encoding CBASS cGAMP-activated phospholipase — MDDSFKILALDGGGARGLFIASTLKQIEERYNIKYYEYFDLIIGTSTGSIIAAVLSSGIDIDEVEKLYIEEMDKIFKKDLLKNGIIQSKYDNKYLEKVLKRVLKNKTFENVKTDLMITTTNIVNGEPVLIKNKDTKNIKIVEAILASCAAPVFFDPLVMDEKRIFTDGGLWANNPSLAAISEALSKTGYNRKIEDIKMLSIGTGEEIFDHKYENKQWGIVNWAMPLIKIVLQLNSKSTHNIVSGLLSEDQYVRLDYHAESILDIDTVDKDVQKKSKKAVNENKEKLDKFFEKKAKKISIFQRIFKKKDKNI; from the coding sequence ATGGATGATTCTTTTAAAATACTGGCTCTTGACGGAGGTGGAGCAAGAGGTCTGTTTATTGCAAGTACGTTAAAACAAATAGAAGAACGTTATAATATCAAATATTATGAATATTTTGATTTAATAATAGGAACAAGTACAGGCTCTATAATTGCTGCTGTTCTTTCTTCCGGGATAGATATTGACGAAGTTGAAAAATTGTATATTGAAGAAATGGACAAAATATTCAAAAAAGATTTATTAAAAAACGGAATTATCCAAAGTAAATACGATAATAAATATTTAGAAAAAGTATTAAAAAGAGTTTTGAAAAATAAAACTTTTGAAAATGTAAAAACCGACTTAATGATAACTACTACAAATATAGTGAACGGAGAGCCTGTCCTTATAAAAAATAAAGATACGAAAAATATAAAAATAGTAGAGGCGATACTTGCTTCCTGTGCTGCTCCGGTATTTTTCGATCCTTTAGTAATGGATGAAAAAAGAATATTTACAGACGGAGGACTTTGGGCAAATAATCCTTCTCTTGCGGCAATATCTGAAGCTTTGTCAAAGACAGGATATAACAGAAAAATAGAAGATATAAAAATGCTTTCTATAGGTACAGGAGAAGAAATTTTTGACCATAAGTACGAAAATAAACAATGGGGAATAGTCAATTGGGCAATGCCGTTGATTAAAATAGTTCTGCAGCTGAACAGTAAAAGTACTCACAATATTGTTTCGGGTTTATTGAGTGAAGATCAGTATGTGAGACTGGATTATCATGCAGAAAGTATTTTGGATATAGATACTGTAGATAAAGATGTTCAGAAAAAAAGTAAAAAAGCTGTAAATGAAAATAAAGAAAAATTGGATAAATTTTTTGAAAAAAAGGCAAAAAAAATAAGTATATTCCAAAGGATATTTAAAAAGAAAGATAAGAATATATAA
- the aroQ gene encoding type II 3-dehydroquinate dehydratase codes for MKKITVINGPNLNFLGIREKEVYGSENYESLCEYIENYCSEKNIEVEIFQSNSEGQIIDFLQKAYYEKVDGIVINPGAYTHYSYAIFDALKSVSIPTVEVHLSDIYNREDFRKVSVTAPACVKQIYGKGKDGYIEAIKFLVENNKINE; via the coding sequence ATGAAAAAAATAACGGTAATAAACGGACCTAATCTTAACTTTCTCGGTATAAGAGAAAAAGAAGTTTACGGCAGTGAAAATTATGAAAGTTTGTGTGAGTATATAGAAAATTACTGTTCGGAAAAGAATATTGAAGTAGAGATTTTTCAGTCAAATTCCGAAGGGCAGATAATAGATTTTTTACAGAAAGCTTACTATGAAAAAGTAGACGGTATCGTAATAAATCCAGGGGCTTATACTCATTACAGTTATGCGATTTTTGATGCTTTGAAATCGGTTTCGATTCCCACTGTGGAAGTTCATTTGAGTGATATATACAATCGTGAAGATTTCAGGAAAGTATCTGTTACAGCTCCTGCATGTGTAAAACAAATATATGGAAAAGGTAAAGACGGATATATTGAGGCAATAAAATTTTTAGTTGAAAATAATAAAATTAATGAATAA